The Denticeps clupeoides chromosome 5, fDenClu1.1, whole genome shotgun sequence genome includes a region encoding these proteins:
- the rad54b gene encoding DNA repair and recombination protein RAD54B isoform X4, which yields MEGKDIGRGSGYKASELESLCEGQTLMVSGKQIEVMGVVATEDYARGRCFTDVGMVPTDAPVVRPAAKPFSQPAAKSGGTKLAKKGREIQPRHDPHVTGALVMPRPAANHQWLYNKAGLPLVDVVVDPHLTKKLRPHQREGVVFLYECIMGMRQVRKCLAPHCVCVCACARVLSVHDTVVCVCVCVSVLRLTGHCGAILADEMGLGKTLQCVCALWTLLRQGPYGGQPVIGRAVVVAPGSLVKNWAAEFTKWLGRERIKVYTVDQDHRVEDYIPSPLCPVLVLSYEMVLRSLESLKKFDFGVLICDEGHRLKNTNIKTSSALHSLSCPRRVILTGTPVQNDLQEFYSIVEFVNPGILGSAAAYRKIYEEPIIRSRQPTCTQEERCLGDVRASELSRLTGVFTLRRTQDIIGRFLPERVEWTLFCRPTLLQSDLYTLLLDTRAVRACLSTHTRTQSPHLACISALKKLCNHPGLLYQTLKDGADSLLSEGLSLDRFPDAYSSRRFIPEDSGKLLVLRDLLSAINHINSTDRVVLVSNYTQTLDLLQDVCTRLGYSCCRLDGSTPVAKRQSLVDSFNSPHSSHFLFLLSSKAGGVGLNLVGASHLVLYDIDWNPANDIQAMARVWRDGQKKNVHIYRLLTTGTIEERIYQRQVCKQGLSGAVVDLGKGAEHISFSVEELRDLFTFNPDTPCLTHTLLGCHCPGEGQAPGMQESPVPERGCQLGRRGDGGAVPQRVSMSELMHWRHHSGTVQSYGDVYLDHAHRDVTYAFQSSSSETLITA from the exons ATGGAGGGGAAGGACATTGGTCGGG GCTCTGGCTATAAGGCCTCGGAGCTGGAGAGTCTGTGTGAGGGCCAGACTCTCATGGTATCTGGAAAGCAGATCGAGGTCATGGGGGTCGTCGCCACCGAAGACTACGCTAGAGGGCGCTGTTTCACTGACGTCGGCATGGTGCCCACTGACGCTCCAGTGGTCAGGCCTGCAGCAAAACCGTTCTCACAACCAGCCGCGAAGAGCGGAGGCACAAAACTGGCTAAAAAGGGAAGAGAGATACAACCTCGACACGACCCACACGTCACAG GTGCCTTAGTGATGCCACGGCCTGCGGCTAATCACCAGTGGCTCTATAATAAAGCTGGGCTCCCACTGGTGGATGTAGTTGTGGATCCTCACCTGACCAAAAAACTACGACCACATCAGAGAGAGGGTGTGGTCTTCTTGTATGAGTGCATCATGGGAATGAGGCAAGTGCGGAAATGTTTGGcaccacattgtgtgtgtgtgtgtgcgtgcgcacgtGTATTGTCTGTGCATGacactgtggtgtgtgtgtgtgtgtgtgtgtctgtcctcaGGCTGACAGGGCACTGTGGTGCCATCCTGGCAGATGAAATGGGTTTAGGGAagacactgcagtgtgtgtgtgctctatgGACACTGCTGCGTCAGGGCCCGTATGGAGGGCAGCCTGTGATTGGACGAGCTGTCGTTGTTGCCCCAGGCAGCCTGGTGAAGAACTGGGCGGCGGAGTTTACCAAATGGCTCGGACGAGAGCGAATCAAAGTATATACCGTTGATCAG gaccACCGTGTTGAAGATTACATCCCGTCTCCTTTGTGTCCGGTATTAGTGCTCAGTTATGAGATGGTCCTCAGGTCTTTGGAGTCTCTGAAAAAGTTTGACTTTGGGGTCCTCATCTGTGATGAAGGTCATCGGCTAAAGAACACAAACATCAAAACCAGCAGTGCGCTTCACTCACTGTCCTGTCCACGGAGGGTCATTCTCACGG gaACTCCAGTGCAGAATGACCTGCAGGAATTTTACTCCATAGTTGAGTTTGTGAATCCCGGAATTCTGGGATCAGCTGCTGCGTACAGGAAGATTTACGAGGAGCCGATCATCCGGTCCCGCCAGCCCACCTGCACTCAG GAGGAACGTTGTCTGGGGGACGTACGTGCGAGTGAGTTGTCCCGCCTGACGGGCGTGTTCACGCTCAGGAGAACTCAGGACATCATTGGACGTTTCCTACCCGAGCGTGTGGAGTGGACGCTGTTTTGCCGCCCCACCCTGCTGCAGAGCGACCTGTACACACTCCTGCTGGACACACGTGCAGTGCGGGCCtgcctctccacacacacacgcactcaaaGTCCCCACTTGGCCTGCATCAGTGCTCTGAAGAAACTGTGCAACCATCCTGGACTTCTTTACCAGAcgctgaag gACGGCGCCGACAGCTTGCTTAGTGAAGGATTATCACTTGATCGCTTCCCTGATGCCTACAGCAGCCGCAGATTCATCCCAGAGGATTCCGGAAAACTTCTGGTTCTGAGAGACTTGCTGTCTGCTATAAATCACATCAATTCTACTGATcg CGTGGTCCTTGTTTCTAACTACACTCAGACTCTGGACCTGCTGCAGGACGTCTGCACTCGCTTGGGCTACAGCTGCTGTCGCCTGGATGGGAGCACCCCGGTTGCAAAGCGACAGAGTCTGGTGGATTCCTTCAACAGCCCACACTCCTcacacttcctcttcctgttgAGTTCCAAGGCCGGGGGGGTGGGGCTTAACCTGGTGGGCGCCTCCCACCTTGTTCTGTACGACATTGACTGGAATCCAGCCAATGATATCCAG gcaATGGCTCGTGTTTGGAGAGATGGGCAAAAGAAGAATGTTCACATCTACAGACTTCTGACCACAG gtACGATAGAGGAGAGGATCTATCAGAGACAAGTGTGTAAACAGGGTCTGTCGGGGGCAGTGGTTGACCTGGGTAAGGGGGCGGAGCACATCAGCTTCTCCGTAGAGGAGCTACGTGACCTTTTCACCTTTAACCCCGACACTccctgcctcacacacacacttctgggcTGTCACTGTCCCGGGGAAGGACAAGCGCCAG gcaTGCAGGAGAGCCCCGTGCCAGAGCGAGGATGTCAGTTGGGGCGTCGTGGTGACGGAGGGGCGGTTCCTCAGCGTGTCAGCATGTCTGAGCTCATGCACTGGCGACATCACTCAGGAACTGTCCAATCGTATGGTGATGTTTACTTGGACCACGCCCACAGAGACGTCACCTACGCCTTTCAGAGCTCCAGCAGTGAAACGCTGATCACCGCATAA